A single Oncorhynchus tshawytscha isolate Ot180627B linkage group LG01, Otsh_v2.0, whole genome shotgun sequence DNA region contains:
- the LOC112260656 gene encoding dorsal root ganglia homeobox protein-like, whose product MFYFHCPPQLDGECCRTNTLNTNGFPNHSSAGDFDDGFLRRKQRRNRTTFTLQQLEALEAVFTQTHYPDVFTREELAMKINLTEARVQVWFQNRRAKWRKTQRGSTDPDGGKEQINEGGTPPSRSLNSQSPVDQSRKQKEPLEMQQSINRAVGPGGPFFPSCLPGTLLNSATYAQALSHVATMKGGGLCSCCVPDPMGLSFLPPYGCQGNRTASVAALRMKAREHSEAVLQSANLLGNGHGHGAGIGGLPRDGVSGDGLKRPRMEPVLGVISGSVSGVSGAVGGGAGGGLTLSPGSKAPTQGRGSDMHPLCPKEPLEKK is encoded by the exons ATGTTTTACTTCCACTGTCCCCCTCAGCTGGATGGAGAATGTTGTCGGACTAATACAT TGAACACCAACGGGTTTCCCAACCATTCGTCAGCAGGTGATTTTGATGACGGCTTTCTGCGGAGAAAACAGCGTAGAAATAGAACAACATTTACACTGCAACAG TTGGAGGCTTTGGAGGCTGTGTTCACGCAGACTCACTACCCCGATGTTTTCACACGTGAGGAACTGGCCATGAAGATCAACCTGACTGAGGCACGTGTCcag GTGTGGTTCCAGAATCGTAGGGCCAAGTGGAGGAAGACTCAGAGAGGGAGTACAGACCCCGACGGAGGTAAGGAGCAGATTAACGAGGGAGGCACTCCTCCGTCCAGGAGTCTGAACTCCCAGTCTCCTGTGGACCAGAGCAGGAAACAGAAGGAACCTCTGGAGatgcagcagag taTAAACCGAGCAGTAGGTCCTGGTGGGCCGTTCTTCCCATCCTGTCTACCAGGGACCCTCCTGAACTCAGCCACCTATGCCCAGGCGCTGTCGCATGTTGCCACAATGAAGG GAGGTGGTCTGTGCTCTTGCTGTGTTCCTGACCCCATGGGCCTGTCCTTCTTGCCCCCCTACGGTTGTCAGGGTAACCGTACAGCCAGCGTGGCAGCCCTGCGGATGAAGGCCCGTGAGCACTCCGAGGCCGTCCTGCAGTCAGCCAACCTGCTGGGGAATGGCCATGGGCATGGCGCTGGAATTGGAGGCCTGCCCAGGGACGGGGTATCTGGGGATGGGTTGAAAAGACCCAGGATGGAACCTGTCCTGGGAGTCATATCTGGATCAGTGTCTGGTGTTTCTGGAGCCGTGGGGGGAGGAGCAGGGGGCGGACTTACTCTCAGCCCAGGCTCCAAGGCCCCGACTCAGGGTAGAGGGTCTGACATGCACCCCCTCTGCCCCAAGGAACCACTAGAGaaaaagtga